From the genome of Legionella beliardensis:
ACATGCTCCCTATGGAAGATCCAAATGCCATAGCGAGACAAATTTTTATCATACTTAATGATTTAAATGTATTGAATACTTAGATCTATTGCGCGCTTTTTAGTCTTTATTAATTGAAAAAGCAATAGTAGAAATCCCGTACTTTCAGGTTGAATGGGTATATACTATTACCATAGTATTAAAAAAGTAACGATTACTAGATTATATTAAAAGGAGAGAAATTGTGGTGTCTAGTTTAGGGTTTATTGCTACCATAGCAGCAATACTTTTCTTGCTAAGTAAGCAAGCATCCATGATTGTCTGGACTATTAGCTATGCAGTCGTTGCTTTATTAATATGGCAATTTAGTTCTCATTCCTTATTACTTGCAGTCAGTTTAATCACCCTATTTACCATTTTATTGTTCTTTTCTATTCCAGTTTTACGCACCCAATTGGTTTCTCGCTACTTATTCAAAGCAATCAGTAAAACCATGCCTACTATGTCTGCCACAGAACGGGAAGCATTAGAAGCAGGTACCGTCAGTTGGGAGGCTGATATTTTTAGTGGGGCACCTGATTTTGATAAATTACAAAGCTTACCTACTGTACAATTAACAGCAGAAGAGCAAGCCTTTATAGATGGGCCTGTTAATGAATTATGTCGCATGCTAGATGAATGGGATATTACTCACAATCGCACGGATCTTCCACCTGAGGTATGGGAATTTATTAAGGAAAAAGGTTTCCTTGGTATGATTATTCCTAAACAATATGGTGGCCTTGAATTCTCAGCGACCGCCCAAGCATTTATCTTAGCGCGTGTTTATGGACGCTCTATCAGTGCTGCTACAACGATTTCTGTTCCTAACTCGCTAGGGCCTGCTGAGTTATTATTAAAATATGGCACTGAAGAACAAAAACAATATTATTTACCACGCCTAGCGATAGGATTAGAAATCCCTTGTTTTGCTTTAACAGGGCCAAATGCAGGCTCAGATGCCGCGTCCATTCCTGATACTGGCATAGTCTGCAAACAGGTTGTTGATGGAAAAGAAGTGTTGGGGCTGCGTTTAACGTGGAACAAGCGTTATATTACTTTATGCCCTGTAGCCACAGTCATTGGCCTTGCCTTTAGAATGTTTGATCCAGATAATTTATTAGGCCACGGTTATGACGTTGGTATTAGTTGTGCCCTTATTCCAGCGAATACGCCAGGCGTTATTAAAGGAAGACGCCATTTTCCATTAAATACTGGGTTTTTAAATGGCCCCACTCAAGGCAAAGATGTTTTTATGCCACTTGATTGCTTAATTGGTGGCGCTGCTATGGCAGGTCATGGTTGGCGTATGTTAATGGAATGTTTGAGTGCTGGCCGAGCTATTTCTTTACCTTCCAGCGCTAGAGGAGGCTCGCAAGCAGCAGCACTGGCAAGTGGCGCTTATTCGCGAGTTCGCAAACAATTTAATCAGGCAATAGGCAATTTTGAAGGGATTGAAGAGCCTTTAGCACGTATTGCCGGTAATACTTATTTAATTGAAGCCGGAATAGCTTTTGCTGCTGCAGCAATTGATCACGGTGAAAAACCCTCCGTAGCAGGCGCTATCTTAAAATATCATACAACAGAAAGAGCACGCCAAGTCGCTATTGATGCGATGGATATTCATGGCGGGAAAGGTATTTGCTTAGGCCCTAAAAATTACATCGGCCGCGGTTTTCAAAATACACCCATTGGTATTACGGTTGAAGGTGCTAATATTTTAACCCGTAGCCTGATCATTTTTGGTCAAGGTGCCATTCGCTGTCACCCTTATGTTTTTCAAGAGCTAGAAAGTGTTCGTCAACAAAATATTCAAGCCTTTGATAAAGCATTTTGGGGTCATATTGGGTTTACATTAGCTAATCTAGTTAAATCCATTATATTTATTTTCACCGATGGCCATTTTACTTATGCGCCACAAAGCCATGCTAAACGCTATTACCAACTCATTCATCGGTACAGTACTAATTTAGCTTTTACCGCAGATTTTTGTATGGCTATTTTAGGCGGTGATCTTAAGCGTCGGGAAAAAATATCTGCTCGCTTAGGCGATGTGTTAAGCAACTTATATTTAACGTCAGCTGTTTTAAAAAGGTTTCAAACAGATGGCGAGCCTTTAACCGATTTACCCTTAGTTGAATGGTGTTGTCAGCAATTGCTCTATGAGTGTGAAGTCGCCTTACGTGGTGTTATTACCAATTTTCCAAAAACGTGGGGGCGCATTTTTTTAAAATTGATTTTACAACCTTTTGGCAATCTTAGACAAAAATCAGCTGATAAGCTTGGCCGTCAATTAGCTAAGCTGATGATTGAGCCTAGCGAGGCACGCACGAGGCTAACAACAACTACGTTTACCGAGTCCTTACCAAATTGTCCTATTGGGCGCTTAGAGGCTACGTTTAAGAAAATTTGTGCTGTTGAAACGCTGGAGCGCAAAGTTGCAAAAGCAACTCGTGAAGGTCACTTACATGCCCTATCACTACTTGAGCAAATTGCTGAAGCTGAAGAAGTAGGTATTTTAAATGCCAGTGAAGCAGCTCAATTAAAAGAAGCAGAATTAGCAAGGCAAGAAGTCATTGCAGTAGATGATTTTAGCGACGATGAATTACGCCGTATTCCAAGTAATTCTGTAATTATCAAGTCTAAAAAAAACGTATTAAGCTATGATGACTTATCAAATGAAGCAGAGATAATACGTTAATTCCTATAAGGAAAAGCAGCTTATCCCGTAAAATGTAAAGCCATTATACGGGATTTCAATTAAAAAGATGGAGTTGATACGCTAAGCTATTCTTAAATAGATAATCTGTTTTAGGAATGAAAATGTACTGTAATCAGTGTCATTTTATACTGCAGGAGCAAAAATTTTGTCCCCAGTGTGGCACACCTACTAGGGTGACAAAAACTTGCCCAAATTGCCATAAAGAATGCAGCCTAGACAGCAATTTTTGCGGTGAATGTGGAACTTCTCTGGTAACCCAACCTAAGCCAATTCAACCTATGGCTAATAGAAAGGATTCTGAGGCAATTAAAAAACATGTGTCAATTTTATTTGCTGATATTAAAGAATCCACTTCAGCCATTTCAAATCTAGATCCAGAAGAAGCTAGAAACTTACTAAGTCCTGCTATAGAAAAAATGTTAAATGCAGTCTATCAATACAGTGGAACTATTATTCATACGGCCGGTGATGGCATCGTCGCTATTTTCGGAGCACCACAAGCACTTGAAGATCATGCATTCCGTGCTTGCTTAGCAGCGAACTTCATGCAAACTCAACTTAATGCGCTGCCTTTGGGACTTAAAATCAGGGTTGGACTTAACTCAGGTGAAATACTGATGGATGTTGTAGGCAGAAGCGAGCAACACTTAGAATATGACATTACCGGAGCTGCGGTAAATCTTGCAGCTCGAATGGAGCAGACAGCAACGCCAGGTAACATACAAATTACCAAACATACTTTAATCTTAGTAAAAGACGCCGTTGAGGTTGAATCTATTGGAAGAATAACTATTAAAGGATTTAGTGAACCAGTAGAAGTGTTTAAGCTAAAAGGAATAAAAGATGAAAGCAATTTAATATCTCTAAAATATCGCCCTACCTTTACTCCTTTTGTAGGAAGAAATGATACTATAAAAAAACTAAATGAACTATTAGATTTAGCAGAAGCAGGACAAGGTAGTATGGTTTGCTTAGAAGCAGAAGCAGGGCAAGGAAAGTCACGCGTTATTTATGAATTACTAAATAATAATACTAGCTTACAGATCATTTACAGTGGTGGCTTCTCTCATTTATGCAATGTAACACTATTTCCAATCGTGCAATTATTCAGAAAATTATTAGACATTCATCAAGACGACCTGACAGAAAATATTTATGACAAAGTATGCCCTTACACAAAAGATTTGACTGTTCCTTATGCTACAGATGCAGCGTTAAGCCTATTAAATAGCAGTGGTTATTCTAAAGCGTGGGAAAAATTAGCCCCGCAATTAAAGCATAAATATTTATTTTTAATTGGTATAGCTATTTTAACTAAGGCTTGTACAAATAAAACGCTAGTCCTGATTATAGAAGATTTACATTGGATAGATAATGAAACTGAAAATTTTATTAGTTTATTATTAAATGAAATTCATAAATTAAAAATTCTTTTAATAGGAACTTATAGACCTAGTTTTAATGATACCTGGCTAAAAAACCCTAATTATCATCTTATTAAATTAGGACCTATTCCACAAAAGCATTTAAAAACTCTAGCAGATATTATTTTAGGAACTCATCCAAGCATTAATTCACTTAAAAAAGATATTTTACATGCTTGCTCCGGCAATCCATTTTTTATACAAGAAATAATTGATTCATTAATTGCTGATAACTTATTAACTGGCCGTTTAGGTAATTATCAATTAGATACAGTGAACTTCGCTAAACGTAGTAAACTACCAGAAAGTATTTTTGCTTTACTACAAACAAAAATTGATAAGCTTCCTGCCCACCAAAAAGAATTATTAGAAATTGCTTCTGTCATTGGTGAGCGTTTTCCATATACTTTAATTGCTCAATTATCAACAACTGAAAATAAGGTAACCAGAAAAAATTTAAATCAATTAACCGCACTCAATTATATCTATGAAGCCCAACTTTATCCTGATTTGGAGTTTTCTTTTAGCCATGCCTTAATTCAAGAAGTTTTATACAATACGTTATTAAAAAAAGTACGCCATCAAATCCATCTCAAAATTTTAGAATTCTTTGAGTGTTTACCAGAAGACCAAAAAAAAGAGAAAATACAAATTCTGGCCAATCATGCTTATTTAGGGCAACACTGGGAAAAAGCATTTTACTATTGTGCACAAGCCGCCGAAAAAACATTCATTATTAATGCTCTCAAACTAACAATTCAATATTCAAAACAAGCTATTGAAGCTGCTGCTTATATTAAAGATCAAAGCAGTATTATTGACTCCTTAATTATGGTTCATATCGATATGATGCATGCTTATTTGCATTTAGGATTACCCGAAGAACAAGGGCCAATTTTAGAAAAAATATTAAAATTATCTGTAGAGGCAAAGAGACCAGCAGTCAAGTGTGCAGTATATGGCGCTTATGCTACTTTTATTATGGGTATTTCATGCCCACAACATGCTGAACCTTTTTTAGAAAAAGCTAACCAATATGCAAAAGAATCTAAACGTCAAGATTTAATGAAATTTGTCGATTTTGCATTCCTCCTACGCTATACCTTAGGTGGTGACTACATAAAAGGTCAAAAAATAGGTAGAACATTTCTTGCCCAGCAAGCCAGTCAAGATTTTTTTTGTCCTGAGTTTAGGCTTAATTTTCGTTACGTAGGCATTATCATTTTAATGATCAATCAATTGACATCAGGCGCCTTTTTAGACTTTGATAGACAGATAGAATTTTATAGTACTTGCTTCAATCTTACCGAGCCTAGTATTTATTCTGCTGGGATAACAACAGCGCTAGGTACCGCTTTAGTACAAAAGGGTGATTTTTCCTCTACAGCAGAAAGATACCTTCACCTTGCTATTTATTACCTCATAGAAGTCAATTTTTTTCTTATTTTACCTTTAGCCCAAGCGGCGTTAGCCCTTCTTTATCTTAATACTAAAAGATTGAAAGAAGGCAAAGAACAACTTGAAAAAGCACAAAACTCTATTGAGTTAGTGGGTTATTATTTGAGCTCAAACTATAGCGTAGGCTTCATCGCTGAAGGCTTATTATTATCAGGCCAGCTTACCAAAGCTGACAAATTTATCCAAAATGCCTTAGCTCTTTCGGAAAAAAGAAACTTAAAAGGAAATATGGCTTGGTTAAAGCGTCTGTCTGCCGAAATAGCATTGAAAAAAAGTAAACTTAATCCATTAAAAATTAAAAATTTACTGGAAGAAGCATTAATACTTACTAAAGAAACGCACATGAAAATTCAAGAAGGAAAATGCCATCTTACTCTAGCGAAGTATTATCAAATAAGTAAGCATAATGAAATGGCAGTAAAAGAAGAAAAACTAGCCTATGCTATTTTTAAACAAATAGGTTATAAGCTATAAAAATTTCATTGAGCAAATGCCAGGGTGAAGGAACATATTAACAGCGTTTCACAAAATATAAGAAGTTAAAATACGGCAAATCACCCACTCATTTTACATAAAATATATAAAATTGGACAAAAATTATCATTATTTAGATAAATTAATGGATTACCAAACTAAAATGGGGATAGGAAAATGATATTGGTGTAAGCAAATTTTAACTTCAAACTTCTTCAAGTGCTTCATCTGGCATCGTAACATTTAATTCTAGTACAGCATTATCACCCATGCGCTCCAGATTAACACTCACTTTATCACGCGTTATTGGAATGTACTTAGCAATAACTGTAAGTATTTCTTCTTGTAATTTGGGTAAGTAGTCTGGCGTACTCCGTTGAGTACGCTCATGAGAAATAATAATTTGCAACCGTTCTTTGGCAACAGATGCGGTGCTATTTCGTTTTTTTAAGTAACTAAATATACTCATGCTGGAACATCCTCCCTGTTTTTACTGAATAGCCGGCGTAGTAATCCTTTACGTTCCGTACTAATAAAGCGCATGGGCCGGCTTTCACCTAGAAAGCGTGCTATCGAATCTTGATAGGCAAGGCCTGCGTCACTCACATCATCTAAAACAACAGGTGTACCTGTATTAGAAGCTTTTAATACTGCTTTTGACTCGGGAATAACACCAATAAGAGGAATAGCAAGAATTTCCTTAACGTCTTCTACTGAGAGCATTTCCCCTTTTTCCACTCTTATTGGATCATAGCGTGTTAATAAGAGATGCTCTTGAATAGGATCAGCATTGTCAATAGCGCGTTTAGTTTTACTTGCTAAAATACCTAAAATTCTATCCGAATCCCGTACTGACGACACTTCAGGATTAGTTACAACAATAGCATGATCGGCATAATACATAGCCATTAATGCGCCTGTTTCGATTCCAGCAGGGGAATCACAGACAATGTACTCAAAATCCTGAGATAAATCTTGTAATACTTTACCGACTCCTTCAAGCGTCAATGCATCTTTATCCCGAGTTTGTGAAGCAGGTAAAATGCATAGCTGAGGAATACGTTTATCTTTAATTAAAGCTTGATTAAGACTCGCTTCTCCATTAATAACATTAATAAAATCAAACACAACACGGCGTTCACATCCCATAATGATATCTAAATTTCGAAGTCCAATGTCAAAATCCACAACAACCGTCTTATGGCCCTGTAGCGCAAGACCTGATGAGATTGCTGCAGATGTTGTGGTTTTCCCTACCCCGCCTTTACCTGAGGTGACAACTATTATCTTAGCCAAAACGATGCCCCTGTAAGTAATTAACAAATTATTTGGATTCAGTTTACACGTTATTGATTGTTCAGTTCAAGCTCAATAAGCTACTACGAAAAAATATTATCTTTTACAATAAAATTAAGCCACGAAAAGGATGATAAATAATTCATTGTGGGTTAACATCACGCATTATGTGGATAAGTACTAAAATGAATACGCATCCTAATAAGCTAATTAATCTTAAGCGTTACAAATTTCTTAAAAAAATAGTCAATAAGTATTACTTAATTCATTCATTTTATAAAGGGTTATAATGACTTATCGCCGTATGTTAAAATCTAAAATTCATCGTGCTCATGTCACTCATGCTGATCTTAACTATGAAGGAAGCATAACAATTTCCCCTGAGCTACTTGCTGCAGCTAATATATTGCCCTATGAAGCAGTACATGTGTGGAATGTAACAGCAGGAACACGTTTTGAAACTTACACCATCGAAGGCGAACCGCTTTCATCAGCCATCTGCGTTAATGGTGCAGCCGCCCATTTAGTAACACCTGGAGACATTATAATTATTGCTTCTTTTATTCAATTAGAAGAACAACAATGCCAAAATTATCAACCGAAAGTTGTTTTTGTTACTGAGAAAAATCAGCTTTTAGAAATACGCGCAGAAATTCCAGCAGTGTTAACGGAAAATTAAAAATTTATAAGGAAAATCTATGTCTAAATATGCATTTGCTTTTATTCTAGCTATCTGGCAATTTAACTTGTTATACGCAGCCAATTGCGAAACTAAGCGCGAAATTTTAATCGAAAATAAAGTGACTAAAGTCTGGAAAACAACCCTTTGCCCCGAGCAAAAACTACCGCTACATGCCCATGAATTTGCGAGAATTGTCATTCCTGACGAAAATGGACAAATGAAAGTAATCTATCAAACAGGTAAAGAAGAAACCATTACCCTTAAAAAAGGCAAGCCGGTATTTTTGAGCGTTGAACAAGGGCGAAATGCTCATCAAGACTTAAATATAAGCAAAAAACCCCTTCATGTGACTGTGGTTGAATTACGTCAATAGAAGGCTCAAATGAGAGCCTTCTATTTTATTTAATTCTACCAATTAGAACTACAACAAGACGTTGTGGTATAAGAAACGGCACTATAATCAGGGCAGCATCCACCGCCTAACATGCCAAAACCACATCCAGTCATAGCTAAAGAAGATGAAACAACAACAAGGGCTAGTAGTAGTCTTTTCATAATGGCTTCCTTGCTAAAGTTTTAATTAAATTATATTACAATTTACCTTTTTTGCACAAATTAAGAGCTTATTAGCTTAAGTTGCTTTAATATTTTCTTTATTAATTATAGCTTAGTGGATAAAAAAGACATTCGAGCGATCTTTTTTGTGGGCTATTGAATTCGTATAATCCAGCATCATACTATTGTTATTGGCTCATTTGTCCTTCACATGCAACAGTGTTGCGCAGAAAGCCAAGCTAGAACAATTAAGTCATTGCGAACCTTTATGAAGTAAAGGTAAAGCAATCCAGTCAAGTGCGTTTGTCAAAACCCGCGCTGGATTGCTTCGCTTCGCTCGCAAAGACGAACGAATGTACTAAATCAAATGGCTAATTTAAGACAAATAAACGTAGCTTAGGCGCAGGCCCATAGGGCCTAAACCCGGGTTTCACTTCGTTTCACCCAGGCTACAAGGTCGCTTTGATCGCTTAGTTATCCACGCAGATGACAAGTTTAAGGAATTCTGCGCAAATTTTCCGACTAATGGATCTTCGCAGATAGGAAAATAAGTGATGTGGAATTAAAGAGGTAATCTATGAAAACACCAATCATTAAGCATTTAACAGCACCTCGCCTGATGAGCACTGCGGCTCAATTATCCTTGCAGGGAAAGCTTGCTATCTCAGCTAATAACTTAGTTTATCTCGATATAGATAATAATTATATTCACCACCTTTACCCTTTATTAGGCTTACCGCAAGTCGTCCTTCCTAATTATTTTAATCAAGATGGGATTGGCGCTCATATTAGTGTGATTTATCCTGAAGAACTCCACAGTGTAAGTGTACAAGAATTAGGAAATACTTATCAATTTAGTATTCAAGAGCTTGTAAGTGCTCAATTTGAGCATAAGATTTATTATGTTTTACTTGTCAAATCTGCTGAATTACTAGAATTACGAAGACGCTATCATTTTAAAGACTATCTTAATTTTAAGGGCTACAAAATAGACTTTCATATTACCATAGGAAAAAGCCTATAAAATAGCGCTATGCACTGTTGATAATTGCTTTGTAAGCTACTCAGTGATTAGGAATGAATGTTTATACAATTTTTTACTACTTATTAACATAGTATGAGGACATACGAGAGCTTCTATAATCTTCAGATTCATTACTTTCCTCACGCTCCTCCACAATATGTTCCTCATACCAATGCTCAATAATGTCAGGAAGTCGCTCATCGTTCACATATTTTTGCAAAGCTACACATAAAATAGGCTCTTTTGCCAGTAATTTTTTTATAGGTTGATCGCTTTGCCCTAATAAGCTAATAGCTTCTTCAAATTGTACCCGGAGTGGCTTGTCCTCTAGGTTATTCTTCTCAACTTCGAGTGCTTCAATTACAGGGGTAGCTATCTCTAATAACGTTTCATAGTCTTTTTGATTTCTCTTGCTTTTTCATCAAGCTGCCTAACTTCTTTGGCTTGAATATCTGTAATTTTATTCGCTATAAGGCGTTGATTTATTGAAATTTTTTGAATTATTTTCTCATTCTCTCTAATCTGCTTACGATCGTCCCTATTCTTTTTAGGTTTTTGACTTAAGATTTGGTTCTCATCCATAAGTTCTTGAATTATAGCTTCAGTATCCATAAACTTATTGCTTATCTTTTCTAAAGGCCTACTGATTGCAAGCCATGCACCTGTCTCTTGATCTCGAGCTAAATAGACACAGCCGAAATTATCTTCACTTAGAATCGTATCAAGTAAATATTCTTTACCTTGGATTAATAGAGTCTTCGCCTCTTCGAGGGTTAAATTAAGGCTTGGTTTAGTCACCCTGGAAGGTAACTTCGCTGCTAACCCATAATCACAGCGCTTTACGGCAAGCGTTGCCGCATTTACATACAGGTTTTCGAGTTTTATATTCCGATGGAGAATACCCTGCTTCTGACTTCTAGCTGCTAGGATAGCTTGAATTGTCTCGTGAGCATCTGCATGCTCCTTTACTTTTTGCGGATCTCCTAAAATCTTTTTTGCAATAGCTAGTTGTCGTTCTTCTTCCTCGTGCTTAACCATATGCCTAGCATCAT
Proteins encoded in this window:
- a CDS encoding acyl-CoA dehydrogenase, whose amino-acid sequence is MVSSLGFIATIAAILFLLSKQASMIVWTISYAVVALLIWQFSSHSLLLAVSLITLFTILLFFSIPVLRTQLVSRYLFKAISKTMPTMSATEREALEAGTVSWEADIFSGAPDFDKLQSLPTVQLTAEEQAFIDGPVNELCRMLDEWDITHNRTDLPPEVWEFIKEKGFLGMIIPKQYGGLEFSATAQAFILARVYGRSISAATTISVPNSLGPAELLLKYGTEEQKQYYLPRLAIGLEIPCFALTGPNAGSDAASIPDTGIVCKQVVDGKEVLGLRLTWNKRYITLCPVATVIGLAFRMFDPDNLLGHGYDVGISCALIPANTPGVIKGRRHFPLNTGFLNGPTQGKDVFMPLDCLIGGAAMAGHGWRMLMECLSAGRAISLPSSARGGSQAAALASGAYSRVRKQFNQAIGNFEGIEEPLARIAGNTYLIEAGIAFAAAAIDHGEKPSVAGAILKYHTTERARQVAIDAMDIHGGKGICLGPKNYIGRGFQNTPIGITVEGANILTRSLIIFGQGAIRCHPYVFQELESVRQQNIQAFDKAFWGHIGFTLANLVKSIIFIFTDGHFTYAPQSHAKRYYQLIHRYSTNLAFTADFCMAILGGDLKRREKISARLGDVLSNLYLTSAVLKRFQTDGEPLTDLPLVEWCCQQLLYECEVALRGVITNFPKTWGRIFLKLILQPFGNLRQKSADKLGRQLAKLMIEPSEARTRLTTTTFTESLPNCPIGRLEATFKKICAVETLERKVAKATREGHLHALSLLEQIAEAEEVGILNASEAAQLKEAELARQEVIAVDDFSDDELRRIPSNSVIIKSKKNVLSYDDLSNEAEIIR
- a CDS encoding ATP-binding protein, translated to MANRKDSEAIKKHVSILFADIKESTSAISNLDPEEARNLLSPAIEKMLNAVYQYSGTIIHTAGDGIVAIFGAPQALEDHAFRACLAANFMQTQLNALPLGLKIRVGLNSGEILMDVVGRSEQHLEYDITGAAVNLAARMEQTATPGNIQITKHTLILVKDAVEVESIGRITIKGFSEPVEVFKLKGIKDESNLISLKYRPTFTPFVGRNDTIKKLNELLDLAEAGQGSMVCLEAEAGQGKSRVIYELLNNNTSLQIIYSGGFSHLCNVTLFPIVQLFRKLLDIHQDDLTENIYDKVCPYTKDLTVPYATDAALSLLNSSGYSKAWEKLAPQLKHKYLFLIGIAILTKACTNKTLVLIIEDLHWIDNETENFISLLLNEIHKLKILLIGTYRPSFNDTWLKNPNYHLIKLGPIPQKHLKTLADIILGTHPSINSLKKDILHACSGNPFFIQEIIDSLIADNLLTGRLGNYQLDTVNFAKRSKLPESIFALLQTKIDKLPAHQKELLEIASVIGERFPYTLIAQLSTTENKVTRKNLNQLTALNYIYEAQLYPDLEFSFSHALIQEVLYNTLLKKVRHQIHLKILEFFECLPEDQKKEKIQILANHAYLGQHWEKAFYYCAQAAEKTFIINALKLTIQYSKQAIEAAAYIKDQSSIIDSLIMVHIDMMHAYLHLGLPEEQGPILEKILKLSVEAKRPAVKCAVYGAYATFIMGISCPQHAEPFLEKANQYAKESKRQDLMKFVDFAFLLRYTLGGDYIKGQKIGRTFLAQQASQDFFCPEFRLNFRYVGIIILMINQLTSGAFLDFDRQIEFYSTCFNLTEPSIYSAGITTALGTALVQKGDFSSTAERYLHLAIYYLIEVNFFLILPLAQAALALLYLNTKRLKEGKEQLEKAQNSIELVGYYLSSNYSVGFIAEGLLLSGQLTKADKFIQNALALSEKRNLKGNMAWLKRLSAEIALKKSKLNPLKIKNLLEEALILTKETHMKIQEGKCHLTLAKYYQISKHNEMAVKEEKLAYAIFKQIGYKL
- the minE gene encoding cell division topological specificity factor MinE, whose amino-acid sequence is MSIFSYLKKRNSTASVAKERLQIIISHERTQRSTPDYLPKLQEEILTVIAKYIPITRDKVSVNLERMGDNAVLELNVTMPDEALEEV
- the minD gene encoding septum site-determining protein MinD; this encodes MAKIIVVTSGKGGVGKTTTSAAISSGLALQGHKTVVVDFDIGLRNLDIIMGCERRVVFDFINVINGEASLNQALIKDKRIPQLCILPASQTRDKDALTLEGVGKVLQDLSQDFEYIVCDSPAGIETGALMAMYYADHAIVVTNPEVSSVRDSDRILGILASKTKRAIDNADPIQEHLLLTRYDPIRVEKGEMLSVEDVKEILAIPLIGVIPESKAVLKASNTGTPVVLDDVSDAGLAYQDSIARFLGESRPMRFISTERKGLLRRLFSKNREDVPA
- the panD gene encoding aspartate 1-decarboxylase, with the translated sequence MTYRRMLKSKIHRAHVTHADLNYEGSITISPELLAAANILPYEAVHVWNVTAGTRFETYTIEGEPLSSAICVNGAAAHLVTPGDIIIIASFIQLEEQQCQNYQPKVVFVTEKNQLLEIRAEIPAVLTEN